The following proteins are encoded in a genomic region of Nomascus leucogenys isolate Asia chromosome 17, Asia_NLE_v1, whole genome shotgun sequence:
- the LOC115830879 gene encoding uncharacterized protein LOC115830879, translated as MRSRPGLRLCFSTSTCVWVCRLVICRVSVADLSRAPVHSSFQTGLPVGGTALLEPSVSTMVCLVLLNHPKELNMAKQMVKASRLFYFGSARSPLTCDLSLCCPSRWSQAIQPCPLPLCPDASGARLFRLALTSGRQPTLRDVANTTPPVLLVGRAEAAWEARGDRKRALSSSEKRICHQIEFRPLSLFRRTVRIQIKVVTQPEMSGKAFCRENVPLPTICSQVCATRQPSRNIVWILKMCLFLFLNHFIMYFLIYFVMSRFEVLLLSLLSFHCFYR; from the coding sequence ATGCGTTCCCGTCCCGGCCTCCGTCTCTGCTTTTCCACTTCTACCTGCGTGTGGGTTTGCCGCCTTGTCATCTGTCGTGTGAGTGTCGCAGACCTTTCCAGAGCTCCGGTTCACTCCTCTTTCCAAACAGGCCTCCCTGTCGGTGGCACTGCACTCCTAGAACCTTCAGTTTCTACGATGGTTTGTTTGGTCCTTTTGAACCACCCCAAAGAACTCAACATGGCAAAGCAAATGGTAAAAGCTTCCCGACTGTTCTACTTTGGGTCTGCGCGAAGCCCACTCACGTGTGatctctctctgtgttgcccCTCTCGGTGGTCCCAGGCGATCCAGCCATGCCCCCTGCCCCTCTGCCCAGATGCTTCAGGGGCCCGGCTTTTCAGGCTTGCCCTCACCAGCGGCCGTCAGCCGACACTCAGGGATGTAGCTAACACCACTCCGCCAGTGCTTTTGGTAGGAAGAGCTGAGGCTGCCTGGGAGGCCCGGGGCGACCGGAAAAGGGCTCTCTCAAGTTCTGAAAAGAGAATCTGCCACCAGATCGAATTTCGACCCCTGAGCTTGTTCAGACGTACCGTCCGAATTCAGATTAAGGTGGTCACCCAACCCGAGATGTCAGGAAAGGCCTTCTGCAGAGAAAATGTCCCCCTACCCACCATCTGCAGCCAGGTGTGTGCCACACGGCAGCCTTCCCGAAACATagtatggattttaaaaatgtgtttatttttgtttctcaaccactttataatgtattttttaatttattttgtaatgtCTCGTTTTGAAGTATTGCTGCTATCCTTGTTATCCTTCCACTGTTTTTATCGCTGA